Genomic DNA from Cytobacillus sp. IB215665:
TCCCAAGAGCCGTATTCATCTATAATAGTGAACCCATGTTGATTTAATAACCTTTCCATTTCTAGAGGAAAGACAAAGCGTAACGAAATACTATCTTTTTCTGTAGTAATCACACCTCCATCATTATTAATAATTTCTCTTCGTGATTTACAATGTAAAACTTGCGTAAGAGAATGATACGACTCACTGCGATATTCAACTACGCTTCGGTTACGCTTATCAATATACGTAGTTTTCTTTTCCGCTTTGTCGTCCCATTCCCTTACATTTGGATACCGTGTTCCAAAAATAAATATCCCTTGTTTTGAAAGATTACTATGTACCGAAGTTAATAATTGATCTTGTGAATCATTCGTTAAAAAGTGTTGAAAGGAATTTCCCGTCATGTACATAAATGAGCTATTATTTTCTAACGATAGCTTCGTACAATCCTGCATCATCCATTGAATTGAAAACTTCGTATCATTCGTTTTCTCTTTTGCTCTTTTCAACATACCCTCATTTATATCGATACCTATCATACTAAAGCCACGTTTAGCTAATGGTATCGTTATTCTACCTGTACCACAGGCAAGATCAACAATCGTACCTTGCTGCTTCTCTGCCCATTCCAACAGTAGTGGTAAATCTTTCATATAATGTTCAAACTGGAGGTCGTAGTATTCTGGATCTCGATATTTTTCCATGTTATCTTCAAAAATATTGTTTTTGTGTTTGCTCATATTGTTACCTCGTTCTCATCTTTAAATGAAAATAACTCTTCTACAGTCGTATTTAATATTTTTGCGATATCCATTGCTAATTTAAGAGACGGATTATATTTACCGTTTTCAATATTCCCTATTGTCTCACGCCTTACACCAACAGCGTTAGCAAGCTCACTTTGTGAAATGTTGTGCTTAGCCCTATATTCTTTCATTCTAGTGATCAAAATCAATGCCATTGTGTAAACCTTTCTTCTCTCTTCGTTCGTATACCTCCAACATAGTAAAAAAAATCAGTACTGAAGTAAGAAATGGAAATAATAATATTAACCTAAGAAATGCAGGATTTGTAATATTTGATGAAAATATGAAGATAACAAAGGTCATAATCATGCCGATAAAGAAAGCTTTTGTTGCAGCATTTTTTACATGTAATTTAAATAATTCATCTGGAATAACCTTTGCATATAAAAAGAGTATAAAGAAAACCCACATGAATGCAGCATTGTCTGATATAGGTCCTAACACTTTAAAGGGTCCTAAAAAACCTAAAAAGCCTAAAAAGCCTAAATAAGCTAATTTATTTTTAAACATTTGTTCCTCCGTGTGATATATTTTTAACATCATGTTATAAATATATCACATGTAGCATTATATTCCAATAAATTTATAAAATGTATAGGATGTTAGAGCC
This window encodes:
- a CDS encoding class I SAM-dependent methyltransferase, producing MSKHKNNIFEDNMEKYRDPEYYDLQFEHYMKDLPLLLEWAEKQQGTIVDLACGTGRITIPLAKRGFSMIGIDINEGMLKRAKEKTNDTKFSIQWMMQDCTKLSLENNSSFMYMTGNSFQHFLTNDSQDQLLTSVHSNLSKQGIFIFGTRYPNVREWDDKAEKKTTYIDKRNRSVVEYRSESYHSLTQVLHCKSRREIINNDGGVITTEKDSISLRFVFPLEMERLLNQHGFTIIDEYGSWDQTPLNESSQEMIYVCKKV
- a CDS encoding helix-turn-helix transcriptional regulator, with protein sequence MILITRMKEYRAKHNISQSELANAVGVRRETIGNIENGKYNPSLKLAMDIAKILNTTVEELFSFKDENEVTI
- a CDS encoding DUF3796 domain-containing protein, which produces MFKNKLAYLGFLGFLGFLGPFKVLGPISDNAAFMWVFFILFLYAKVIPDELFKLHVKNAATKAFFIGMIMTFVIFIFSSNITNPAFLRLILLFPFLTSVLIFFTMLEVYERREKKGLHNGIDFDH